One window of the Peromyscus leucopus breed LL Stock chromosome 17, UCI_PerLeu_2.1, whole genome shotgun sequence genome contains the following:
- the LOC114695167 gene encoding prefoldin subunit 3-like: MAAAKDGCGLEAAAGNGRRLHLGIPDAVFVEDVDSFMKQPRNESADTVLKKRDEQYQKYKFMELNLAQKKKKKKKKRRLKGQIPEIKQTLEILKYLQKKKESTNSMETRFLLADNLYCKASVPPTDKVCLWLGANVMLEYDIDEAQALLEKNLSTPTKNLDSLEEDLDFL, from the coding sequence ATGGCCGCGGCTAAAGACGGATGTGGCTTAGAAGCTGCTGCTGGAAACGGGCGGCGGCTCCACCTAGGGATTCCTGACGCGGTGTTTGTGGAGGATGTAGATTCTTTCATGAAGCAGCCTAGGAATGAGAGTGCAGATACAGTGTTAAAGAAGAGGGATGAACAATATCAGAAGTATAAGTTTATGGAACTCAAccttgctcaaaaaaaaaaaaaaaaaaaaaaaaaaaggaggctgaAAGGTCAGATTCCTGAAATTAAACAGACTTTGGAAATTCTAAAATACTTGCAGAAGAAAAAAGAGTCCACTAATTCAATGGAGACCAGATTTTTACTGGCAGATAACCTGTACTGCAAAGCTTCGGTTCCCCCTACTGATAAAGTGTGCCTGTGGTTGGGGGCTAATGTAATGCTTGAATATGATATTGATGAAGCTCAGGCATTGTTGGAAAAGAATTTATCAACTcccacaaagaatctggattctCTTGAGGAAGACCTTGACTTTCTCTGA